ACAGGTTCCATTGCCCATCACTACGTTCGTGATCTGCCGGAATTACTGTCAGCCGGCGACACTTTGGTAATGAACAACAGTCGCGTGGTACCAGCTCGATTGGTGGGCCAACGGGCAAACACGGGCGGTCGCTGGCAAGGATTGTTCTTACAAGCGGATCGCGAAACTGGAATCTGGGAAGTTCTAACTAAGACGCGAGGAACGCTGCGTGAAGGCGAAGCGATCACCATCAAAGATCGCGACGCCCGCGACGGAATGGAATTGATTGTCGTGGCGCGTACCGGCGACGGCAAACTGCTGGTCAAGCCACGGTTAACCGCCGACATGGCGGTCGTGATGGGCGACAAATTGAAAGAGCCCGCTGATTGGCTCGACCGTTTTGGTCGCATTCCTCTGCCCCCTTACATTCGCGACGGCCAAATGGTTGACGCGGACTTGCAAAACTACCAGACGGTATTTGCCAAGGACCGTGGCAGCGTTGCCGCGCCAACGGCAGGACTGCACTTCACCAAAACGCTGTTAGAAAAAGTGCGGGCTGCGGGTGTAGATACGGCCGAGGTGACTTTGCACGTGGGGATTGGGACGTTCCGTCCGATCCAAACCGAACAACTTGACGATCACGTCATGCACACCGAATGGGGCAGCATCGATGCGTCGACCGTCGATAACATACGCAGCCGCCGGGCTCGCGGGCGATGCATCGCCGTTGGCACAACCAGCGTACGGGTGCTAGAAAGTTCGGCGGCAAAGAACGGCGGCAAGCTGACCCCGTGGACCGGCGAAACCGATTTGTTCATTCGGCCGCCGTACCAATTCAACGTCATCGACGGCATGATGACCAATTTCCACTTGCCCAAGAGTTCGTTGCTGGTGCTGGTCAGCGCCTTTGCAGGTCGCGAGTTGGCGATGAAGGCTTATCGAACTGCGATTGAGAACGAGTATCGCTTTTACAGTTACGGCGACGCGATGTTGATCTTGTAGCCGTTCTCGGGCGAGATCTGCCAGCATGCCCCGCTAAGCCGAATCGCGACTTCGGTCGGTCTTGGAACATACGGCCACTCAATTCCGCCAATTTCTTTGGCACACATTGGTTTTCGTGCTTGTTGTGTTGCTTAGTGAAGCTGGACAGCCACTGCAGCACCCAAATTCTTGCGGTTTGTATCGAGTGCAACGATTACGCTCCCCAAGGTGAACGAATCGGCACTGTTTTACCACCTTCTTTAACCGTGCGCACTAGAAAAGTGACCCATGTTTCATCCGGACGCAGAGCTTGCAGGCATGTTGCGATCGATTGTCGATCGCTGCCACGCGGGGCACGCGTTGTAACCGGTCGATATGCGGCCGGATCCATTTTCCTCGAATCTGCGATTCGCCGCACCTTAGGGATACTTAAACATGACCAGAATTAACACCAACGTTTCATCACTCGTCGCCCAGAACCGTTTGCAATCAAGCAACAAAGATTTGAACTCGGCTTTGACTCGACTGAGCACCGGCCTTCGCATCAACAGCGGTGCCGACGACCCGGCCGGTTTGATCGCCAGTGAATCATTGCGATCGGAGATCAACGGACTGGGCAAAGCAATCAGCAACACTGAACGCGCCAGCCAAATCATCTCGACTGCTGATAGCGCCTTGGGCCAAGTCAGTAACTTGCTTAACGACGTTCGTGGCTTGGTTGTCGAAGCCGCCAACAGCGGTGCACTCAGCAAAGAAGAAATCGCTGCAAACCAATTGCAACTCGACAGCTCGCTTGAAGCCATCAACCGAATCGCTCAAACCACGACCTTCCAAGGTCGCAAGTTGCTCGACGGATCACTGGACTTCGTATCGAAAGCTGGCACCGGCGCAGAAAACCTACAAAGCCTAAGCATCGACCAAGCAAGCTTGGGCACCACCGGCAAAGTCAGCGTTGACATCAACGTTTCCGCTGCCGCAACCAAAGCAGCCGTTGCAGTATCTGGCATCACCGCTGTGGTTCCGGGCACGGATGCCGTCGATCCAGTCGCTGGTGTTGCATCATCGGCAGACTTCACCGTCGGCACTGAAACCGTCACGATCACGGCGGACGCAACTGGCGTTGCCGGAGACGGCCCAACCATTACGTTTGATGACAGCACCGACACCGGCGCGGCACCAAGCGCATCAGTCGATGGATCGGGCAACATTACGATCACCGTCGATGATGATACCGCCTACACCGCTGCAGAATTGGTCACGGCTCTCGACGGAATAGCCGGATACAGCGCCGCAACTGACGGTGCGGGTACCGAAACCGTGACTGGTGCATTGGCCACCGGAACTCTGGCCGGCGGTGTTGATGAAGTTGTCGCTGCTGCGGCAACCGACGCCACGGGTGGATTGGCCGAAGACGTCGTCTTCGAACTGCAAGGTTCCA
The Rubripirellula reticaptiva DNA segment above includes these coding regions:
- the queA gene encoding tRNA preQ1(34) S-adenosylmethionine ribosyltransferase-isomerase QueA, producing the protein MNEIDQYDYDLPKELIAQEPLATRSDSRLMLVDRATGSIAHHYVRDLPELLSAGDTLVMNNSRVVPARLVGQRANTGGRWQGLFLQADRETGIWEVLTKTRGTLREGEAITIKDRDARDGMELIVVARTGDGKLLVKPRLTADMAVVMGDKLKEPADWLDRFGRIPLPPYIRDGQMVDADLQNYQTVFAKDRGSVAAPTAGLHFTKTLLEKVRAAGVDTAEVTLHVGIGTFRPIQTEQLDDHVMHTEWGSIDASTVDNIRSRRARGRCIAVGTTSVRVLESSAAKNGGKLTPWTGETDLFIRPPYQFNVIDGMMTNFHLPKSSLLVLVSAFAGRELAMKAYRTAIENEYRFYSYGDAMLIL
- a CDS encoding flagellin N-terminal helical domain-containing protein, which translates into the protein MTRINTNVSSLVAQNRLQSSNKDLNSALTRLSTGLRINSGADDPAGLIASESLRSEINGLGKAISNTERASQIISTADSALGQVSNLLNDVRGLVVEAANSGALSKEEIAANQLQLDSSLEAINRIAQTTTFQGRKLLDGSLDFVSKAGTGAENLQSLSIDQASLGTTGKVSVDINVSAAATKAAVAVSGITAVVPGTDAVDPVAGVASSADFTVGTETVTITADATGVAGDGPTITFDDSTDTGAAPSASVDGSGNITITVDDDTAYTAAELVTALDGIAGYSAATDGAGTETVTGALATGTLAGGVDEVVAAAATDATGGLAEDVVFELQGSNGSEVFNIKAGSSIQQIRDQINLVKDATGVEAEINADGTTLDLSSAGYGKEALIDVRVLEQEAGGNFTSTRTEGTDIVATVNGRSANGDGNKLSVNTSTLDLSTSVKAGFTGTASFEINGGGAKFQLGPDAVGNQQARVGISSVSTARLGGTSGKLYQLGSGESADLSTDPAKAAEIVSEAIDQVTSLRGRLGAFQSTTLDSNLVSLKETKANLQEAESSIRDADFAQESANLTRAQILVQSGTNVLSLANQNPQNVLSLLR